Proteins from one Aspergillus nidulans FGSC A4 chromosome VIII genomic window:
- a CDS encoding UV-endonuclease UVE-1 (transcript_id=CADANIAT00002071): MAATPAPDTPVKTENEQLESSLGGGDLGDTNGKLDVAPIDPESDEDVPVEAEELQEALSRPPPVNSNYLPLPWKGRLGYACLNTYLRYSNPPVFCSRTCRIASILENRHPLSDPSQPPHATKNRPDRSQPADIARGQAYVEALGLANARDLLKLIRWNDRYGIKFMRISSEMFPFASHKEYGYKLAPFASETLGEVGRLVAELGHRVTVHPGQFTQLGSPRKEVLENSFRDLEYHSEMLQLLKLPAQQDRDAVMILHMGGVFGDKEATLDRFRQNYQKLSQDIKNRLVLENDDVSWSVHDLLPICEELNIPLVLDYHHHNIIFDSSQLREGTLDIMNLYDRIKATWTRKNITQKMHYSEPVSAAITNRQRRKHSDRVRVLPPCDPTMDLMIEAKDKEQAVFELMRTYKLPGHDLFNNILPYVRTDENKPFKPPRKSKKKNGDFVDLEAQVPPPKTVPEEEVGMGGPERRVYWPPGMEEWLRPKKIVRTKALKTPKSNKKAPPREPDGELDAALVTPSTPTKTTKAAERSPSVKKRTSRKRKASSPDPSTPSASDIELSDDAKPPQSQAKSDGVRRSRRTKTVNYAEDSESV; this comes from the exons ATGGCAGCAACACCTGCTCCGGATACACCAGTGAAAACGGAAAATGAACAGCTCGAGAGCTCATTAGGTGGGGGCGACTTGGGAGACACGAACGGAAAGCTTGACGTTGCGCCAATTGATCCTGAATCGGACGAGGATGTGCCggttgaggctgaagagcttcaggAAGCCCTTTCACGGCCCCCGCCCGTCAATAGCAACtatcttccccttccctgGAAAGGCAGGCTGGGGTAT GCCTGCCTCAATACCTACCTAAGATACTCGAACCCGCCCGTTTTCTGTTCCCGCACCTGTCGTATAGCCTCTATCCTTGAGAACCGACATCCGCTTTCCGATCCTTCACAGCCGCCGCATGCCACCAAGAACCGGCCGGACCGGTCACAGCCTGCTGACATCGCACGAGGCCAGGCATATGTGGAAGCTCTGGGATTGGCGAATGCTCGCGATCTGCTGAAACTGATACGCTGGAATGATCGGTACGGAATCAAGTTTATGCGTATCAGCAGTGAGATGTTTCCATTTGCCAGCCATAAAGAATATGGATACAAGTTGGCTCCTTTTGCCTCCGAGACGCTTGGCGAAGTCGGGCGTCTTGTCGCTGAGCTTGGCCATAGGGTGACTGTGCACCCCGGCCAGTTCACCCAGCTGGGCTCCCCCCGAAAAGAAGTGCTTGAGAACTCATTTCGCGATTTGGAGTACCATTCGGAGATGctgcagcttctcaagctGCCTGCGCAACAAGACCGCGATGCGGTAATGATCCTGCACATGGGTGGTGTCTTCGGCGACAAGGAGGCGACTTTGGATCGGTTTCGGCAGAACTACCAGAAGCTCTCGCAGGACATCAAGAACCGTTTGGTTCTGGAGAACGACGACGTGAGCTGGTCGGTACATGATTTGCTTCCAATCTGTGAGGAGCTGAATATTCCGCTCGTCCTGGACTATCACCACCACAATATCATCTTCGACTCTTCCCAGCTCCGAGAGGGCACTCTCGACATCATGAACCTTTACGATCGGATCAAGGCTACGTGGACAAGAAAGAATATTACACAGAAAATGCACTATTCCGAGCCTGTCTCTGCCGCCATCACCAACCGTCAACGCCGAAAGCACAGTGATCGCGTCCGGGTTCTTCCTCCCTGTGATCCTACCATGGATCTGATGATTGAAGCCAAGGATAAGGAGCAGGCTGTTTTTGAGCTGATGAGGACGTATAAGCTACCAGGACATGATCTTTTCAATAATATTCTGCCTTATGTGCGCACCGACGAGAATAAGCCGTTCAAACCGCCgcggaagtcgaagaagaaaaatggcGACTTTGTCGACCTTGAAGCACAGGTGCCGCCCCCAAAGACTGTTCCCGAAGAGGAAGTCGGCATGGGTGGCCCGGAGCGGAGGGTCTACTGGCCTCCAGGAATGGAAGAATGGTTGAGGCCAAAGAAGATTGTGCGAACCAAAGCTCTAAAGACCCCCAAGTCTAACAAGAAGGCCCCACCACGAGAGCCAGACGGGGAGCTTGATGCTGCCCTGGTCACTCCTAGCACCCCGACCAAAACTACGAAAGCCGCTGAGCGGTCCCCAAGCGTCAAGAAGCGCACCAGCAGAAAGCGCAAAGCATCGTCGCCTGATCCATCGACCCCATCGGCTTCCGACATAGAACTGTCCGATGATGCAAAGCCGCCTCAGTCGCAGGCTAAGAGCGATGGAGTCCGTCGAAGTCGACGGACGAAGACAGTAAACTATGCAGAAGACAGCGAGTCAGTCTGA
- a CDS encoding putative extracellular protein (transcript_id=CADANIAT00002072), which produces MKNFLLTAALLASSAYGHIQMSKPYPIRSPLNQAATGEKDYSYTNPLSTSGSDYPCKGYANDPFNSVATYSPGSTYDLELSGSAVHGGGSCQIALSYDKGETFQVIHSMLGGCPITKSYKFTIPADAPSGEALLAWSWFNKIGNREMYMNCAQVTVGSSARQEGFTAVSKSQAFSSLPPLFIANVNGPGQCTTIEGEEVNFPMPGPSVEGSLSGTGYKCSGSAPFLGTSNSPNSGSGSSSSGSSTSASTSPTSLTHAPVTSSTTAVPFPSSSVALPLLPSVGTSSQPNPTLRPEISLPDDSTCVTGTIICSEDGNSWSLCDQGFPVHMGSVAPGTRCTHGAMHRAD; this is translated from the coding sequence ATGAAGAACTTCCTTCTGACTGCCGCCCTGCTGGCCTCGTCCGCCTACGGACACATTCAAATGTCCAAGCCGTACCCTATCCGCAGCCCTCTCAACCAGGCAGCCACCGGTGAAAAAGATTACTCGTACACCAATCCTTTGTCTACCTCCGGCTCTGACTACCCTTGCAAGGGCTATGCCAACGACCCCTTCAACTCCGTCGCCACCTACAGCCCGGGCTCAACCTACGACCTCGAGCTCTCCGGCAGTGCCGTGCACGGCGGCGGCTCATGCCAGATCGCACTCTCCTACGACAAGGGCGAGACGTTCCAAGTCATTCACTCCATGCTCGGCGGCTGCCCCATCACCAAGAGCTACAAGTTCACGATTCCCGCAGACGCCCCTTCCGGTGAGGCTCTTCTGGCCTGGAGCTGGTTCAACAAAATCGGAAACCGCGAGATGTACATGAACTGCGCCCAAGTCACTGTTGGCAGTAGTGCGCGTCAAGAGGGCTTCACGGCCGTGTCTAAGAGCCAGGCATTCAGCAGCCTTCCACCGCTCTTTATCGCCAACGTCAACGGACCCGGTCAATGCACCACTATAGAAGGCGAGGAGGTCAACTTCCCCATGCCTGGGCCTTCCGTTGAAGGAAGCCTCTCTGGCACGGGCTACAAGTGCTCCGGTTCTGCTCCTTTCCTCGGCACCTCCAACTCTCCCAATAGTGGTTCCGGCTCTTCAAGCTCCGGATCTTCGACCAGCGCCAGTACCAGCCCTACCAGCCTCACCCATGCGCCCGtcacttcctccaccaccgccgtgccattcccttcctcttcagtgGCATTACCCTTGTTGCCCTCTGTTGGTACATCCAGCCAGCCGAACCCAACTCTCCGCCCTGAAATCTCGCTTCCAGATGACTCAACCTGCGTCACCGGTACTATCATCTGCTCCGAAGACGGCAATAGTTGGTCGCTTTGCGATCAGGGCTTCCCTGTGCACATGGGCAGCGTTGCTCCAGGAACTCGCTGCACCCACGGCGCTATGCACCGTGCTGACTAA